A stretch of Mastacembelus armatus chromosome 1, fMasArm1.2, whole genome shotgun sequence DNA encodes these proteins:
- the krt97 gene encoding keratin 97, with translation MSYRSGLSSLSLSSLPAMGRSRQAASVYGGAVNSSVRVSYASNSFDLASALGGDNSSFPVSGNEKMTMQNLNDRLATYLQKVRSLEAANEKLELQIRQWYEKQTPTVRDYSKYQAIIDDLRKKISAAAQDNARLMLQIDNARLAAEDFRIKFENEMAVRMSVEADIGGLRKVLDDLTMARSDLEMQVESLKEELVYLKKNHQEELAALRNQVTTSSVNVEVDAKPQEDLSKVMEGLRNQYEGIIEKSRREVEAWYKVKFDELNKQVDTNTEDLQTSRTEINELKRTLQSLQIELQSQLNLKSALEGTLAETESRYSKQLSQLQAMVNALQNELSQMRSDMERQSMEYQVLLDIKTRLEMEIAEYRRLLDGEDQNKTVITQSQKTQIKEVKEVKEVKEVKQDPVVTQRRRVVIEEIIDGKVVSRTENLDTEVIKK, from the exons ATGTCATATCGCTCTGGATTATCCTCTCTGTCCCTTTCCTCTCTGCCCGCAATGGGAAGATCCAGGCAGGCTGCGAGCGTCTATGGCGGGGCTGTCAACTCAAGCGTCCGGGTGTCCTATGCCTCCAATAGCTTTGACCTGGCATCGGCTCTCGGGGGTGACAACAGCAGTTTTCCCGTTTCCGGCAATGAGAAAATGACCATGCAGAACTTGAATGATCGCCTGGCCACATACCTGCAAAAGGTGCGCTCTCTGGAAGCTGCCAATGAGAAGCTGGAGCTTCAAATCCGCCAGTGGTACGAGAAGCAGACCCCCACCGTCAGGGACTACAGCAAGTATCAGGCAATCATCGACGACCTCCGCAAAAAG ATAAGTGCTGCTGCACAGGACAATGCCAGGCTGATGCTGCAGATTGACAATGCCAGACTGGCAGCCGAGGACTTCAGAATCAA GTTTGAGAATGAGATGGCAGTGCGCATGTCAGTGGAGGCAGACATTGGTGGACTGCGGAAGGTTCTGGATGATCTGACCATGGCCCGGTCTGACCTGGAGATGCAGGTGGAAAGTTTGAAAGAGGAGCTGGTCTACCTGAAGAAGAACCATCAAGAG GAGCTTGCAGCCTTGCGTAACCAAGTTACTACCAGCTCAGTAAATGTGGAAGTAGACGCCAAACCCCAGGAGGACTTGAGCAAGGTGATGGAGGGTCTCAGAAATCAGTATGAGGGCATTATTGAGAAGAGCCGCCGTGAGGTGGAGGCCTGGTACAAGGTCAAG TTTGACGAACTGAACAAGCAGGTGGACACCAACACAGAGGACCTCCAGACATCTCGCACTGAGATCAATGAGCTCAAGCGGACACTGCAGTCTCTGCAGATTGAGCTGCAGTCGCAGCTCAACCTG AAATCTGCTTTGGAGGGCACACTGGCAGAGACAGAGTCTCGGTACAGCAAGCAACTGAGCCAGCTCCAGGCTATGGTCAATGCCCTGCAGAACGAGCTCAGCCAGATGAGGTCAGACATGGAGAGACAGTCCATGGAATACCAGGTGCTTCTCGACATCAAGACCAGGCTAGAGATGGAGATCGCAGAATACAGAAGACTGCTGGATGGAGAAGATCAGAA CAAAACTGTTATCACTCAGAGTCAAAAGACTCAAATCAAAGAGGTCAAAGAGGTCAAAGAAGTCAAAGAAGTCAAAC AAGATCCAGTCGTGAcccagaggaggagggtggtgATTGAGGAGATTATTGATGGAAAAGTGGTGTCTCGCACAGAAAATCTGGACACAGAGGTCATCAAAAAGTAG